From the genome of Halostella limicola, one region includes:
- the ric gene encoding iron-sulfur cluster repair di-iron protein — MTETSLDPDRRLGELVTEAPELARALESLGIDYCCGGDRTLAEACAEADLDLSTVRERLADARRTDADERIERESLSALVDDIVSTHHEYLRDELPQLEELVRKVRSVHGENHPELREVESEFIALSEEMRTHTEEEETDAFPVVEKLDRGEPLDGAEAETLRETFEDLEADHDETAARLERIADLTDDYAVPDDACPSYRSMLDRLEALERDTHMHVHKENNVLFEEAEKRLSG; from the coding sequence ATGACCGAAACGTCTCTCGACCCGGACCGACGGCTCGGCGAACTGGTCACCGAAGCGCCCGAGCTCGCGCGAGCGCTCGAGTCCCTCGGGATCGACTACTGCTGCGGCGGGGACCGGACGCTCGCCGAGGCGTGCGCCGAGGCGGACCTCGACCTCTCGACCGTCCGCGAGCGACTGGCGGACGCGCGCCGGACGGACGCCGACGAGCGGATCGAGCGCGAGTCGCTGTCGGCCCTCGTCGACGACATCGTCTCCACGCACCACGAGTACCTCCGGGATGAGCTCCCGCAGCTCGAAGAGCTCGTCCGGAAGGTCCGGAGCGTTCACGGCGAGAACCACCCGGAGCTCCGCGAGGTCGAGTCGGAGTTTATCGCCCTCTCGGAGGAGATGCGGACCCACACCGAAGAGGAGGAAACGGACGCGTTCCCGGTCGTCGAGAAGCTCGACCGCGGCGAGCCGCTCGACGGCGCCGAGGCCGAGACGCTCCGCGAGACGTTCGAGGACCTCGAAGCGGACCACGACGAGACCGCGGCCCGCCTCGAACGGATCGCTGACCTGACCGACGACTACGCGGTGCCGGACGACGCCTGTCCGAGCTACCGGAGCATGCTCGACCGGCTCGAAGCGCTCGAACGGGACACGCACATGCACGTTCACAAGGAGAACAACGTCCTCTTCGAGGAGGCCGAGAAGCGGCTGTCCGGCTGA
- a CDS encoding MOSC domain-containing protein, whose product MGRLEGLRVFPVKGLDGIDVEATEILDGGTLSRDREFALFDAEGDVVNGKRTDRVHDLATDFDPASGALRVEAPDGEVRRFDLAEDRERAERWFSDFFDADLTLRRDASLGYVDRREMGPSVVSTATLETVASWFDGMSVESARRRLRANVEVSGVPAFWEDRFVGDGAPAFEVGGVPFEGVTPCGRCVVPSRDPDTGEPTPEFRERFVRKRRESFPEWADEGAFDHHYSLMIIARVPEPDRGRTLRVGDKVDVVER is encoded by the coding sequence ATGGGCCGCCTCGAAGGACTCAGGGTGTTTCCGGTGAAAGGACTGGACGGTATCGACGTGGAAGCGACCGAGATCCTCGACGGTGGGACGCTGAGCCGCGACCGGGAGTTCGCGCTCTTCGACGCGGAGGGCGACGTCGTCAACGGGAAGCGGACCGACCGCGTGCACGACCTCGCGACCGACTTCGACCCGGCGTCGGGGGCGTTGCGGGTCGAAGCGCCCGACGGCGAGGTCCGTCGGTTCGACCTCGCCGAGGACCGCGAGCGGGCCGAACGGTGGTTCAGCGACTTCTTCGACGCGGACCTGACGCTCCGGCGAGACGCCTCGCTGGGGTACGTCGACCGGCGCGAGATGGGGCCGTCGGTCGTCAGCACGGCCACGCTCGAAACGGTCGCGTCGTGGTTCGACGGGATGAGCGTCGAGAGCGCGCGCCGCCGGCTCCGCGCGAACGTCGAGGTCTCGGGCGTCCCGGCGTTCTGGGAGGACCGGTTCGTCGGCGACGGGGCGCCGGCTTTCGAGGTCGGCGGCGTCCCCTTCGAGGGGGTCACGCCCTGCGGCCGCTGCGTCGTCCCGAGTCGAGACCCGGACACCGGCGAGCCGACCCCCGAGTTCCGGGAGCGGTTCGTGCGAAAACGGCGAGAATCGTTCCCGGAGTGGGCCGACGAGGGCGCGTTCGACCACCACTACTCGCTGATGATCATCGCTCGGGTCCCGGAGCCCGACCGCGGTCGAACGCTCCGCGTCGGCGACAAGGTGGACGTGGTCGAACGGTAG
- a CDS encoding helix-turn-helix domain-containing protein, which yields MPYVELAITVPDSVWIGEVSRANPDTEFRVLAATANDATGVARIELLGGDPAAVCDQIREYESVTDLTEFETDGDGRRVQVETTVPLLMTSLQSSGVPLDTPFEVRDGEMTLAETLPQRNLSKLGDTLDDVGIPYTVERVQQDVESDSLLTDRQLWLVDEAIDRGYYDTPRRTTLVELADDLDIAKSTCSEILHRAEERVLKEYVNDLRDPRATPR from the coding sequence ATGCCCTACGTAGAACTCGCGATAACGGTCCCGGACTCGGTATGGATCGGCGAAGTCTCCCGAGCGAATCCCGACACCGAGTTCCGCGTCCTCGCGGCGACCGCGAACGACGCGACCGGCGTCGCCCGGATCGAGCTACTCGGCGGCGACCCCGCAGCGGTCTGTGACCAAATCCGGGAGTACGAATCGGTGACGGACCTGACGGAGTTCGAGACCGACGGCGACGGCAGACGGGTACAGGTCGAGACGACCGTGCCGCTGTTGATGACCTCGCTCCAGAGTTCCGGCGTGCCGCTGGACACGCCCTTCGAGGTGAGAGACGGCGAGATGACGCTCGCGGAGACGCTCCCCCAGCGGAACCTCTCGAAGCTCGGAGACACGCTCGACGACGTCGGGATCCCGTACACCGTGGAGCGGGTGCAACAGGACGTCGAGTCGGACTCGCTGTTGACCGACCGCCAGCTGTGGCTGGTCGACGAAGCGATCGACCGCGGGTACTACGACACGCCGAGGCGGACGACCCTGGTGGAGCTCGCAGACGACCTCGACATCGCGAAGTCGACGTGCAGCGAGATCCTCCACCGCGCCGAGGAGCGCGTCCTGAAGGAGTACGTGAACGACTTGCGGGACCCCCGAGCGACGCCGCGGTGA
- a CDS encoding sulfurtransferase TusA family protein gives MTEPAVPDAAPDVEPDMTVDNRGRGCASGIARVQRALEDLPKGAVLVIKSTDRRAEEEYPRLADQTGHELLAIESERKRLFRREYTTYLEIHREP, from the coding sequence GTGACCGAACCCGCCGTCCCCGACGCCGCGCCCGACGTCGAACCGGACATGACCGTCGACAACCGCGGCCGCGGGTGCGCGAGCGGCATCGCGCGCGTCCAGCGAGCCCTCGAAGACCTCCCGAAGGGCGCAGTACTCGTCATCAAGAGCACCGACCGGCGGGCCGAGGAGGAGTACCCGCGGTTAGCCGACCAGACTGGCCACGAACTGCTCGCGATCGAGTCCGAACGGAAGCGGCTCTTCAGGCGGGAGTACACGACGTATCTCGAGATCCACCGCGAGCCGTGA
- a CDS encoding CGCGG family putative rSAM-modified RiPP protein — MGSNAYADREPVTTRRHDRAWTADLETDEHAADRRLVVAEGIEAVELTSPGRFVDIVTPERHGHPSSYLYPALRSLDADLRLSDEDRCSCGGYVTRAFLGGE, encoded by the coding sequence ATGGGGTCGAACGCGTACGCGGACCGCGAACCGGTCACGACGCGGCGTCACGACCGAGCGTGGACGGCGGACCTGGAGACCGACGAGCACGCGGCCGACCGCCGGCTGGTCGTCGCGGAGGGGATCGAGGCCGTCGAACTGACGAGCCCCGGGCGGTTCGTCGACATCGTCACCCCCGAGCGTCACGGTCACCCGTCGTCGTACCTCTACCCGGCGCTGCGCTCGCTGGACGCGGATCTGCGGCTCTCCGACGAGGACCGCTGTTCCTGCGGCGGGTACGTCACGCGAGCGTTCCTCGGCGGGGAGTGA
- a CDS encoding metal-dependent transcriptional regulator, producing the protein MSSNDRVRASPSTSPSPSDVERTTARYLFAIDALSTDEADRIATGDLRERLGVTPASASEMVSKLDDRGLVDHEKYRGVTLTSRGEALAARVAWRFCVVTSFFDSVLGTALDDRTALEIGVALPRDGIARLRELVTAPCLELCPESGRDVKCCAV; encoded by the coding sequence ATGTCGTCGAACGACCGGGTGCGGGCGTCACCGTCCACGTCGCCCTCGCCGTCGGACGTGGAGCGCACGACAGCGCGGTACCTCTTCGCGATCGACGCGCTGTCGACGGACGAGGCGGACCGAATCGCGACCGGCGACCTCAGGGAGCGGCTGGGCGTAACGCCCGCCAGCGCGTCCGAGATGGTCTCGAAGCTCGACGACCGGGGGCTAGTCGACCACGAGAAGTACCGGGGGGTGACGCTCACGAGTCGCGGAGAGGCGCTGGCGGCGCGCGTCGCGTGGCGGTTCTGCGTCGTGACGAGCTTCTTCGATTCGGTGCTGGGGACGGCGCTCGACGACCGGACGGCGCTGGAGATCGGCGTCGCGCTGCCGAGAGACGGGATCGCTCGGCTCCGGGAACTCGTCACCGCCCCGTGTCTGGAACTGTGTCCCGAGTCGGGGCGGGACGTCAAGTGCTGCGCGGTCTGA
- a CDS encoding DUF2249 domain-containing protein, with protein MSGRQLDLREIPPPKRHPKIFDAFEELESGEALTLFNDHEPTPLYHQMAAEVESFDAEGYTVDRIGPQEFIATLPKK; from the coding sequence ATGTCAGGACGACAGCTCGACCTCCGCGAGATCCCCCCGCCGAAGCGACACCCGAAGATCTTCGACGCCTTCGAGGAGCTCGAGAGCGGGGAAGCGCTGACGCTCTTCAACGACCACGAACCGACGCCCCTCTATCACCAGATGGCCGCGGAGGTGGAGTCGTTCGACGCAGAGGGCTACACCGTCGACCGCATCGGTCCGCAGGAATTCATCGCGACCCTGCCGAAGAAGTAG
- a CDS encoding molybdopterin-dependent oxidoreductase, which produces MTRNPRGPQSGPEHEADGGATVEVVGEKRLALTRTDLDARPTVERECTVVCATGDRTAASWTGVPVPDLLVSAGAPPVTTHLRLTSDSGYRVHVEIATALDALVALARDGEDLVDAGPGTRFVGPGVDGEQSVKELARIEAVSLDPGEDPSVG; this is translated from the coding sequence GTGACCCGCAACCCCCGCGGCCCGCAGAGTGGCCCTGAGCACGAGGCGGACGGCGGCGCGACCGTCGAGGTCGTCGGGGAGAAGCGGCTGGCGCTGACGCGGACGGACCTCGACGCGCGGCCGACCGTCGAACGGGAGTGCACGGTCGTCTGCGCGACCGGCGACCGGACCGCGGCGTCGTGGACCGGCGTGCCGGTCCCGGACCTGCTCGTGTCCGCCGGCGCGCCGCCGGTGACGACGCACCTCCGCCTGACGAGCGACAGCGGGTACCGCGTCCACGTCGAGATAGCGACCGCGCTCGACGCGCTGGTCGCTCTCGCCCGCGACGGCGAGGATCTCGTCGACGCCGGCCCCGGGACGCGATTCGTCGGTCCCGGCGTCGACGGAGAACAGTCGGTGAAGGAGCTGGCGCGGATCGAGGCCGTCTCGCTCGATCCCGGGGAGGACCCGTCGGTTGGCTGA
- a CDS encoding P-loop NTPase codes for MTDNPHTTTDADRTPSGEPDENPPPNGGSAETDTDAATLGPDDSLATANPDEGPLEDRVEAALRAVRDPDAGVNVFEAGLVESIRVDGTDVTVEAAVDAFDEASATGAMEAMLRAVRDVPGVGSAHVEPVAPSAGDGSEGVAGFDTVIAVASAKGGVGKSTVSTGLACALAAERSTGLFDADIHGPNVPRLLDVSGPVRSDDEGRPLPVGASGPDADLDVMSVGLMEDGAPLAWRGAMAHDALTELFEDAAWRAEDTLVIDLPPGTGDVVLTTLQEVPVDGVVVVTTPFPASLDDTARSVELFRDNDVPVLGAVVNMGGFTCPSCGDDHDLFPGSSPADALSAPVLAEIPFSTDLQETPAPGDAPPEMERLAESVTDAAATAWDVDVPDDAVDIRGEPPEVRRERVADRFASLDSGATLTLVSDRDPSPVRGYLADLADADPGAIEPFAVERRTPDDWVLTAVRP; via the coding sequence ATGACCGACAACCCACACACGACGACCGACGCCGATCGCACGCCGTCCGGGGAACCGGACGAGAACCCACCACCGAACGGTGGATCCGCGGAGACGGATACCGACGCCGCCACCCTCGGCCCGGACGACAGCCTTGCTACCGCGAATCCGGACGAGGGCCCCCTCGAAGACCGCGTGGAGGCCGCGCTGCGAGCCGTCCGCGACCCCGACGCCGGCGTGAACGTCTTCGAGGCGGGACTGGTGGAGTCGATCCGGGTCGACGGGACCGACGTGACCGTCGAGGCCGCCGTCGACGCGTTCGACGAGGCGAGCGCGACCGGCGCGATGGAGGCGATGCTGCGGGCGGTCCGCGACGTCCCCGGCGTCGGGAGCGCCCACGTCGAGCCGGTCGCCCCGTCGGCGGGCGACGGGAGCGAGGGAGTCGCCGGGTTCGACACGGTGATCGCCGTCGCTAGCGCGAAAGGGGGCGTCGGTAAGTCGACCGTCTCGACCGGCCTCGCCTGCGCGCTCGCCGCGGAACGGTCGACGGGGCTGTTCGACGCCGACATCCACGGCCCGAACGTGCCGAGGCTCCTCGACGTGTCCGGCCCCGTCCGTTCGGACGACGAGGGACGACCGCTTCCCGTCGGCGCGTCCGGCCCGGACGCGGATCTCGACGTGATGAGCGTCGGCCTGATGGAGGACGGCGCGCCGCTCGCCTGGCGCGGCGCGATGGCTCACGACGCGCTGACGGAGCTGTTCGAGGACGCTGCGTGGCGCGCCGAGGACACGCTCGTCATCGACCTGCCGCCGGGCACCGGCGACGTCGTCCTCACCACGCTGCAGGAGGTGCCGGTCGACGGCGTCGTCGTCGTGACGACCCCGTTCCCGGCGAGTCTCGACGACACCGCGCGGAGCGTCGAGCTGTTCCGGGACAACGACGTGCCGGTCCTCGGCGCCGTCGTCAACATGGGCGGGTTCACCTGCCCCTCCTGCGGCGACGACCATGACCTGTTCCCCGGCAGCTCGCCCGCCGACGCCCTGTCCGCGCCGGTCCTCGCCGAGATACCGTTCTCGACGGACCTCCAGGAGACGCCCGCACCCGGCGACGCGCCGCCGGAGATGGAGCGACTCGCGGAGTCGGTGACCGACGCCGCGGCGACCGCCTGGGACGTGGACGTGCCCGACGACGCGGTCGACATTCGGGGCGAGCCCCCGGAAGTGCGACGCGAGCGTGTCGCGGACCGGTTCGCGTCGCTCGACAGCGGGGCGACGCTCACGCTCGTCAGCGACAGGGACCCGTCACCCGTCAGGGGGTACCTGGCCGACCTCGCAGACGCCGATCCGGGCGCGATCGAACCGTTCGCGGTCGAGCGACGGACGCCCGACGACTGGGTGCTTACGGCCGTCCGGCCGTAA